The Pyrenophora tritici-repentis strain M4 chromosome 3, whole genome shotgun sequence genome has a window encoding:
- a CDS encoding NifS, Cysteine sulfinate desulfinase-cysteine desulfurase — protein MSSIAPTVVRQALRIASRRYPSSAFARLSNVRRHYVSESKPSMATVDTAMDQAIRKDQKSFLKQTGEKAVEDATMPTTGMGAEAMLSPTAGILKQATVMDQGSRPIYLDMQATTPMDPRVVDKMMPFMTGMYGNPHSRTHAYGWETDKAVEDAREHIANLIGADPKEIIFTSGATESNNMSIKGVARFFGRGGKKKHIITAQTEHKCVLDSCRHLQDEGFSVTYLPVGNNGLIDMAQLEAAMRPDTAIVSIMTVNNEIGVVQPVEEIGALCRSKKIFFHTDAAQAVGKIPIDVNKMNVDLMSISGHKIYGPKGIGACYVRRRPRVRLDPIISGGGQERGLRSGTLAPPLAIGMGEAARICKEEMEYDTKRISALSNRLLEGLLSLEHTTLNGDRERHYPGCVNVSFAYVEGESLLMALKDIALSSGSACTSASLEPSYVLRALGSSDESAHSSIRFGIGRFTTDSEIDYVLKAVKERVTFLRELSPLWELVQEGVDLNTIEWSQH, from the exons ATGTCGAGTATTGCACCCACAGTCGTGAGGCAGGCCCTGCGCATTGCCTCTCGCCGATATCCATCGTCTGCGTTTGCTCGTCTCTCTAATGTCCGCCGCCACTATGTCTCTGAGTCGAAGCCGTCGATGGCGACGGTCGACACAGCTATGGATCAGGCCATCAGAAAAGACCAAAAATCCTTTCTCAAGCAGACTGGCGAAAAGGCAGTAGAGGATGCAACCATGCCAACAACCGGCATGGGCGCAGAGGCGATGCTGAGTCCCACTGCAG GCATACTCAAGCAAGCCACTGTCATGGACCAGGGCTCTCGCCCCATCTACCTAGACATGCAAGCTACGACGCCCATGGACCCGCGTGTAGTAGACAAGATGATGCCTTTCATGACCGGCATGTACGGCAACCCCCATTCGCGAACCCACGCCTATGGGTGGGAAACCGACAAGGCCGTAGAAGATGCTCGCGAACACATTGCCAACCTCATCGGTGCAGACCCAAAGGAGATCATCTTCACCAGCGGGGCCACCGAGAGCAACAACATGAGTATCAAGGGTGTAGCACGCTTCTTCGGACGTGGAGGCAAGAAGAAGCACATCATCACCGCACAGACCGAGCACAAGTGTGTACTTGACAGCTGTAGACATTTGCAAGATGAGGGCTTCTCCGTCACTTACCTGCCAGTAGGAAACAACGGCCTCATCGACATGGCACAGCTCGAGGCCGCCATGCGCCCAGACACTGCCATTGTCAGCATCATGACCGTCAACAATGAGATTGGTGTCGTGCAGCCTGTCGAGGAGATTGGAGCTCTCTGCCGATCGAAGAAGATCTTCTTCCACACTGATGCGGCGCAGGCTGTCGGCAAGATCCCTATCGATGTCAACAAGATGAACGTCGACTTGATGTCGATATCCGGCCACAAGATCTACGGACCAAAGGGCATCGGCGCATGTTACGTACGACGTAGGCCTAGGGTCAGACTCGACCCCATCATCAGCGGTGGTGGTCAAGAGCGAGGACTTCGTAGTGGCACGCTAGCACCTCCTCTCGCCATCGGCATGGGAGAGGCTGCACGGATATGCAAAGAGGAGATGGAG TATGACACCAAGCGCATTTCCGCGCTCTCAAACCGTCTGCTTGAAGGCCTCTTGTCGCTCGAACACACCACGTTGAACGGCGATCGAGAACGGCACTACCCTGGATGTGTGAACGTATCCTTTGCCTACGTCGAGGGTGAGTCGCTTCTCATGGCGCTCAAGGATATCGCCCTCTCCTCTGGCAGCGCTTGCACATCGGCGTCGCTCGAACCCAGCTATGTCCTCCGAGCGCTTGGCAGCAGTGACGAGAGTGCACACAGCAGTATCCGCTTCGGTATCGGTCGCTTCACCACAGACTCCGAGATCGACTACGTACTCAAGGCCGTCAAGGAGCGAGTGACGTTCCTGCGAGAGCTCAGCCCGCTCTGGGAGCTCGTGCAAGAGGGTGTTGACTTGAACACGATTGAGTGGAGTCAGCATTGA
- a CDS encoding putative btb poz domain-containing protein, with product MDASENSDDSAIAQTDIATDGDVIFVVGPQKKKMRVCSVILSNASACFRTMFGPKFAEGKNLKSNDPKEIPMRDDDADALEILCNVIHLRNDAVPQSLSPTDVFGVAVAADKFGCAVALKYASTVWLNPKAVKEISDLCYLMIAAYILDNPQAFSDITLAMIFSHVGSYLSLADQIIDQLDYMPWKVFYLLEEQRNLIRIELQQLLFQGSFYAGTDDRRCTCGWGSCHNLAYNELLRERHLEPSQISTGKVSQVLQQLEEMPDPTMPYEWEPCDYRYHKKPRYRESRALRLREIQEGNGLCIDCFRSSTTAEDQVHRIKH from the exons ATGGACGCCAGCGAGAACAGCGATGACTCTGCGATTGCGCAAACAGACATTGCTACAGATGGCGACGTCATCTTCGTAGTCGGCCCACAGAAAAAGAAGATGCGAGTCTGTTCCGTCATTCTCAGTAACGCATCAGCATGTTTCAGGACCATGTTCGGACCGAAATTTGCTGAAGGGAAGAATCTAAAGAGCAACGACCCCAAAGAGATTCCAATGAGAGACGACGATGCAGACGCCCTAGAGATCCTCTGCAACGTTATTCATCTCCGGAACGATGCAGTGCCACAGTCCCTGAGTCCCACCGATGTTTTTGgggttgctgttgctgccGATAAATTCGGCTGCGCTGTTGCCCTGAAATACGCCAGCACGGTTTGGCTGAATCCTAAGGCTGTGAAGGAAATCTCAGACCTGTGTTATCTTATGATTGCTGCCTATATACTCGACAACCCACAGGCTTTTAGCGATATTACACTCGCGATGATATTCAGTCATGTCGGATCCTACCTCTCGCTCGCTGATCAGATCATCGATCAGCTTGACTATATGCCATGGAAAGTTTTCT ATCTACTAGAAGAGCAACGAAACCTGATACGCATTGAGTTGCAGCAATTATTGTTCCAGGGATCGTTCTATGCTGGAACGGACGATAGGAGGTGCACTTGCGGGTGGGGAAGTTGTCATAACCTTGCATACAATGAGCTTCTTCGAGAACGCCACCTTGAGCCGTCGCAGATATCTACTGGCAAGGTATCACAAGTCCTTCAGCAATTGGAAGAGATGCCCGACCCAACCATGCCTTACGAATGGGAACCCTGTGATTACAGGTACCATAAGAAACCTAGGTATAGAGAATCGCGTGCTTTGAGGCTACGTGAAATCCAGGAAGGAAACGGCCTTTGTATCGACTGCTTCCGGTCAAGCACCACAGCTGAGGATCAAGTTCACAGAATCAAGCATTGA
- a CDS encoding DDE-3 multi-domain protein: MPGTGHRLQPAVLQAILDRIAACESDRAISRATGASRNTVAKLRLSLEFWGVPYPPRCVRLGRPSILRQAQREGLQAYLNGSPGAYMDEMRDFLYDEYDVRISLASVYRELEKMRWSRKLATKRAKEQSEPLRRLYLARMAQHYKAEQIVALDESACNERTGDRKYGWSPIGEPVELSHSFRRSERWSLLPAMTIDGYISYKIFQGAITSEILEDFLEFQVLPFCNPHPGPASVIVLDNASIHRSERVRVLCQSAGVLLEYLPPYSPDFNPIEKSFKQLKGWMKRNSAQAENFIDFGVFLEYAAQLVCCNINCRSWFHRCGYPY; the protein is encoded by the coding sequence atgccaggcaccggccaccgcttgcagcccgctgttctccaggctatcctcgaccgaattgctgcctgcgaaagtgatcgagccatctctagagctacaggtgcgagccgtaacacagtagcaaagctgaggttgagcttagagttttggggcgtgccttatccgccgcgctgcgttcgacttgggcggccatctatactccggcaagctcagcgcgaaggccttcaggcatacctcaatggctcaccgggcgcatacatggatgagatgagggacttcttgtacgacgagtacgacgttaggataagccttgcgagcgtttaccgagagctagagaagatgagatggtctcgcaagcttgcaacaaagcgggcaaaggagcagagtgagccactccgccgcctctatcttgccaggatggcgcaacactataaggcggagcagatcgttgcgttggacgagagcgcctgcaatgagcgtacgggcgaccgcaagtatggctggtctccaatcggggagccggtggagctatcacacagcttcaggcgatcagaacggtggtcgctgctgccagccatgacgatagatggctacataagctataagatctttcaaggcgcgattacatctgagatcctagaagacttcttagagtttcaagtgctgccgttctgcaatcctcacccagggccagcctcagtaatcgtgcttgataacgcctccatccatcgatcagagcgtgtacgggtgctttgccaaagtgctggagtactccttgagtatctgccgccatactcaccagatttcaaccccatcgagaagagctttaagcagctcaaggggtggatgaaaaggaattcagcgcaagcggagaacttcattgactttggggtctttcttgagtatgcagcgcagctggtgtgctgtaatattaactgcagaagctggttccataggtgtggctatccctattaa
- a CDS encoding URM1, Ubiquitin protein produces MNFKYVELMFLATKPTRSRWLKSRLAAEVDPSSWRNQASPKRASSTIDRLIAVDTLFDMSDDATIPITIEFSGGLEILFANQKKYNLSLPTKDESGEPATVAFLVRYLCDHIMKDPRKELFVLDDTVRPGILVLINEADWELEGEDKYQVQKDDHIMFVSTLHGG; encoded by the exons atgaacttcaaatacgtt gagttgatgttcttggccaccaagccaaccagatccaggtggctcaag TCTCGCTTAGCTGCGGAAGTAGACCCTTCGTCATGGCGCAACCAGGCCTCACCCAAACGAGCATCATCCACCATCGACCGGTTGATTGCAGTCGACACACTATTCGACATGTCAGACGATGCTACCATTCCAATAACGATCGAGTTTAG CGGGGGCCTAGAGATTCTCTTCGCCAACCAGAAAAAGTACAACCTTTCTCTACCCACCAAGGACGAATCTGGTGAGCCAGCTACGGTCGCCTTTCTCGTCAGATATCTCTGCGATCATATCATGAAGGACCCAAGAAAAGAACTATTTGTTCTAGACGACACGGT GCGGCCAGGAATACTGGTCCTCATCAACGAAGCAGACTGGGAGCTAGAAGGCGAAGACAAGTACCAAGTGCAAAAGGACGATCATATCATGTTCGTTTCCACGCTTCACGGAGGATAA
- a CDS encoding Retrotrans-gag domain containing protein, protein MSSPGDTDMTTNDSNQLLQSLLQRLEDMSTRMERLEAPSHELPQTPGHNTDATTDPTPTSETSNTSVPITPKPRHSLPHPPTFGGNKSQWRGWKLEMEGKIEEDAQAIGSLKAQLRYVYMRLDGAAKTNVTTYYEIQVKEESPNPFKLLDRLELLYGERNRKEKAIQNLYSIRQKDDETFISFYPRFEKEMANADAESWPEHTKISYLRNALSGRIKDRLVGTSGAETSTYARFAQKCADLSNDMELFGQWTKTTRRYGSRTAENAPTYEPPAKSNNATLTAVSPEDMMEWEPTQPTTTQVNAVGLRGKTNMNGYPSRRPEDRELIGKRAKWVNQEEIDARRQERRCLRCGRNNCRIATCPLAAALRPTHVSVKTAKSTVVTKAAVEEEDPEDSEAEQ, encoded by the coding sequence ATGAGCTCCCCCGGGGATACTGACATGACGACGAACGATTCGAACCAGCTGTTACAGTCGCTACTACAGAGACTTGAAGACATGAGCACTAGGATGGAGAGGCTGGAAGCACCATCGCACGAGCTACCTCAAACGCCTGGTCACAATACAGACGCCACCACTGATCCAACGCCAACCTCCGAGACTTCGAACACATCTGTGCCTATAACCCCAAAGCCGCGGCACAGCTTACCCCACCCGCCTACGTTTGGTGGAAACAAATCacaatggcgaggatggaagctagagatggagggcaagatcgaagaagacgcgcaAGCTATTGGAAGCCTAAAAGCTCAGCTACGCTACGTCTACATGCGTCTTGATGGGGCAGCGAAAACCAACGTTACAACATACTACGAGATACAAGTTAAAGAAGAATCGCCAAACCCTTTCAAGCTGCTTGACCGCCTTGAACTCCTCTACGGCGAACGAAATCGGAAGGAGAAAGCCATTCAGAACCTCTACTCTATACGCCAGAAGGACGACGAGACGTTTATTTCCTTCTATCCACggtttgagaaagagatggcCAACGCTGACGCAGAAAGCTGGCCTGAGCATACGAAGATATCCTACTTACGCAATGCATTAAGTGGTAGGATAAAGGATAGGCTTGTTGGTACATCAGGAGCAGAAACAAGCACATACGCAAGGTTCGCTCAGAAGTGTGCAGATCTTAGCAACGACATGGAGTTGTTCGGCCAATGGACGAAAACAACCCGCCGTTACGGTAGCCGAACTGCTGAAAATGCACCAACCTATGAACCACCAGCAAAATCAAATAATGCCACGCTCACAGCAGTTTCCCCCGAAGACATGATGGAATGGGAACCTACGCAGCCTACAACTACCCAAGTGAACGCTGTCGGCCTCCGCGGCAAGACCAACATGAATGGATATCCATCTAGGCGTCCCGAAGACCGAGAACTTATTGGAAAACGAGCAAAATGGGTCAACCAAGAGGAAATCGATGCTCGACGCCAGGAACGACGCTGCCTCCGATGCGGCCGCAACAATTGCCGAATAGCTACATGCCCGTTAGCAGCCGCTCTACGACCAACTCACGTTAGCGTCAAGACAGCAAAGAGTACTGTGGTCACCAAGGCAGctgtagaggaggaagatcCAGAAGACTCCGAAGCAGAGCAATAG
- a CDS encoding Atrophin-1 multi-domain protein, producing MSASKAPAVPQVIDETAASPLAPMSGAAPRSFSRPATANNQTYPTPHDATNPAPGAPTTATMPAPNATAPQATTTEERLTYNDHLNASDRNWKFKLGLQAILLITSIIGIGCFTWIITTRPLDSYYSSESYWSIFPSLITWSVSILWVLTCILVFLLCKRPVHPGLRVAIDLILWLSFIITAMFALLALRSTLDWGVYGGPDGWMYDYSSGSNGGGDYVLAANNTWVWQQDTSYITAPRDCTGSQSLYTDLHFANCEQQDAYVNRLWAEKPTRANVLLTGVVCQFFGLVLHFALFVWACVDTHQRRRGRVGRDAEKLAAGIVQKMIENGAVVPPPGAGRGQAVYVQQGGGMMQQQQQFGGQQFGGQQPQMGMMSGQYQMPVAMRHPGMEGAGVGAVGMGNEKSGGMRYA from the coding sequence ATGTCTGCATCAAAGGCCCCAGCTGTGCCACAGGTAATCGACGAGACTGCAGCGTCTCCTCTTGCGCCTATGTCGGGTGCTGCACCTCGATCTTTTTCACGACCAGCAACTGCGAATAATCAGACCTATCCTACACCTCACGACGCTACCAACCCTGCGCCAGGTGCTCCCACTACAGCGACAATGCCGGCACCAAATGCGACAGCCCCACAAGCCACCACAACCGAAGAACGCCTCACCTACAACGACCACCTCAACGCCAGCGACCGAAACTGGAAGTTTAAACTCGGCCTCCAAGCCATCCTCCTCATAACCAGCATCATCGGCATCGGCTGCTTCACCTGGATAATAACGACCCGCCCGCTTGACTCCTACTACAGCAGCGAATCCTACTGGTCCATCTTCCCCAGCTTGATAACCTGGAGTGTGTCCATACTCTGGGTCTTGACGTGTATCCTCGTCTTCCTCTTGTGCAAACGCCCCGTGCATCCCGGCCTACGCGTCGCCATCGACCTCATCCTCTGGCTGTCCTTTATCATCACTGCCATGTTTGCGCTGTTGGCCCTGCGGTCGACGCTCGATTGGGGTGTTTACGGCGGGCCGGACGGGTGGATGTATGATTACAGTTCTGGATCGAACGGTGGAGGCGACTACGTCCTCGCAGCTAACAATACATGGGTCTGGCAGCAAGACACCAGTTACATCACCGCACCGCGCGACTGCACCGGTTCACAAAGCCTCTACACCGACCTGCATTTCGCCAACTGCGAACAGCAAGACGCGTATGTGAATAGGCTTTGGGCGGAGAAACCCACGCGCGCTAATGTGCTGCTTACGGGCGTCGTGTGTCAGTTTTTCGGCCTCGTGCTGCATTTTGCACTGTTTGTTTGGGCGTGTGTGGATACGCATcagaggaggagggggagGGTGGGCAGGGATGCGGAGAAGCTGGCGGCCGGGATCGTGCAGAAGATGATTGAGAATGGGGCGGTTGTGCCGCCGCCGGGGGCTGGGAGGGGGCAGGCGGTATATGTGCAGCAGGGTGGGGGTATgatgcagcagcagcagcagttTGGGGGCCAGCAGTTTGGAGGTCAACAGCCGCAAATGGGTATGATGTCTGGGCAGTATCAGATGCCTGTGGCGATGAGGCATCCGGGGATGGAGGGGGCTGGTGTTGGTGCTGTGGGAATGGGTAATGAGAAGAGTGGTGGAATGCGGTATGCATGA
- a CDS encoding 3'-5' exonuclease, with protein MKHIRTEIIDMTEQIGDLVDELVACHAPPIPFSPTMYIDLEGVNLCREGSVLIFTLLIDTVMPPGRVYLIDVHTLGAQAFNTAGAKQKTLIDILQDEKIPKVFFDVRNDSDALFAHFDVALQGVGDVQLMESATRKTTVSLKFLSGLAKCVETYQPISYGSGGLANWKRAKEKGERLFKAGHGGSYDVFNQRQIPEDIISYCVGDVQYLPELLNRF; from the coding sequence ATGAAGCATATCAGAACTGAAATCATAGATATGACGGAACAAATCGGTGATTTGGTCGACGAGCTCGTTGCATGCCATGCACCACCAATTCCGTTCTCGCCAACCATGTACATAGACCTCGAAGGCGTAAACCTCTGCCGTGAGGGTTCCGTTTTGATCTTCACCCTTCTAATCGATACTGTCATGCCGCCTGGACGCGTCTACCTGATCGATGTGCACACCCTAGGCGCACAAGCATTCAACACTGCCGGTGCCAAACAGAAGACACTGATAGACATCCTTCAAGACGAAAAGATTCCAAAGGTCTTCTTCGACGTTCGAAACGATTCAGATGCGCTGTTTGCGCATTTCGACGTGGCGCTGCAGGGGGTCGGGGACGTCCAGCTCATGGAGAGTGCAACGAGGAAGACCACAGTATCTCTAAAGTTTTTAAGCGGCCTGGCCAAATGTGTTGAGACATATCAACCCATATCCTACGGTAGCGGCGGACTAGCTAACTGGAAGCGGGCGAAGGAGAAAGGCGAGCGATTGTTCAAGGCTGGACATGGCGGCTCGTATGATGTGTTCAACCAGCGTCAGATCCCAGAGGATATCATATCTTACTGTGTCGGTGACGTCCAGTATCTCCCTGAGTTGCTGAATAGGTTTTGA
- a CDS encoding BAR multi-domain protein, translated as MSWKGLTKSVTRAPQTFKAKFNLGEITKDPIYIDAERRFQELEKETKKLHDESKKYFEAINGMLNHQMEFSKAIAEIYKPISGRMSDPDSFHDEGNTAGIEACEQYESVVKELQETLKPELEMIESRVIRPADELLVIIKAVRKIAAKRDHKQLDYDRHRAAYKKLEEKKDKTLKDEKAMYKAENDVEQATQDYNYFNDLLKDELPKLFTLEREFIKPLFQSFYYMQLNVFYTLHERMQRLDIGYFDLTLDIEAAYQKKRGDTQEEAEKISIVKFKTTGGARVAGARPGQSKYAVKALEAKGGKTSLSEETETPPPPYSPGPTGGPVGDVKSPALSGGSWGSVAKAKGAAPPPPKPKPSRLSGVPAHETVTALYDYEAQAEGDLSFLTGDVIEIISRTQNDNEWWIGKVRGKQGQFPGNYVKLNQ; from the exons ATGAGTTGGAAAGGCCTAACAAAGAGCGTCACTCGG GCGCCGCAGACGTTCAAGGCAAAGTTCAACCTC GGCGAAATCACAAAGGACCCCATCTACATTGACGCCGAGCGACGCTTCCAAGAGTTGGAAAAGGAGACGAAGAAGTTGCATGATGAATCCAAGAA ATACTTTGAAGCCATAAATG GCATGCTCAACCACCAGATGGAGTTTTCCAAAGCAATCGCCGAAATCTACAAGCCCATCTCCGGACGAATGTCGGACCCCGATTCCTTCCACGACGAGGGCAATACCGCAGGCATAGAAGCATGCGAGCAATACGAGTCGGTCGTCAAGGAGCTACAGGAAACACTCAAGCCCGAACTGGAGATGATAGAGTCGCGGGTTATTCGCCCGGCAGACGAACTACTAGTCATTATCAAGGCCGTACGGAAGATTGCTGCGAAGCGCGACCACAAGCAACTCGACTACGATAGGCATCGGGCTGCATACAAGAAGTTGGAAGAGAAAAAGGACAAGACACTCAAGGATGAAAAGGCAATGTACAAGGCCGAAAACGATGTAGAACAGGCGACTCAAGATTACAACTACTTCAACGATCTACTGAAGGACGAGTTACCCAAGCTGTTCACTTTGGAAAGAGAGTTCATCAAGCCGCTTTTCCAATCCTTCTACTACATGCAGCTGAACGTCTTCTACACGCTACACGAGCGTATGCAACGGCTCGATATTGGCTACTTTGACCTAACGCTCGACATCGAGGCCGCCTACCAGAAGAAGCGCGGAGACACGCAGGAGGAGGCAGAGAAGATATCCATTGTCAAGTTCAAGACAACCGGCGGGGCCCGTGTAGCAGGCGCACGCCCAGGCCAGTCAAAGTACGCCGTAAAAGCGCTCGAAGCAAAGGGCGGCAAGACTTCATTATCAGAAGAAACAGAaactccaccaccaccataCAGTCCAGGCCCCACTGGAGGACCGGTCGGAGATGTCAAATCACCCGCGCTGTCAGGAGGTTCATGGGGCTCCGTCGCCAAAGCCAAGGGTGCTGCGCCGCCGCCACCAAAACCAAAGCCCTCGCGTCTAAGCGGTGTACCCGCACACGAAACCGTCACGGCGCTCTACGATTACGAAGCACAAGCAGAAGGCGACTTGAGTTTCCTTACCGGCGATGTCATCGAGATTATCTCAAGAACACAAAATGACAACGAGTGGTGGATCGGCAAGGTTAGGGGGAAGCAAGGACAATTCCCAG GAAACTACGTCAAGCTGAACCAATAG
- a CDS encoding ZipA, Cell division protein, translated as MSQAVPDKVLNWLYSVLLAEYLDVNRTYHDAAETLSAHASLSPKTELYTYENGASALLLLLTGTLPVTFRGATYGFPVAIWVPHDYPREPPMVYVTPSHDMVLRPGQHVSTDGRVYHPYLAQWAKYWDKSTLFDFLAVLRGVFSKEPPVRSRQQQPQYNTPAQQAPPPVPPPPEEWRRSVHSASGASPSPAHPGQPPAPPPKPPKPHEQSQHTPQPPHDRYSQPPPLPPHIPQPQPFHHLQRNTWQELPLGQQYAPSRQGSYDISPATPVSRHQHPQAQGYPQQTVDLGSPVSPIVADGHRAGFQKSAPPQPPGFQHVQQHQGPPVPQQQQQQYGGPPPPHQQYQQPPQGYPPQQHPQYQQYPQQQAPPAPKPPVDLLDDSLEVTLPSQSENQIPLPVPPVPPNPEKDALLQALSQTLVSQIQQTVASNTAAVAPLRAQQAALQNAYSRLQAELGELQQLDAALASNEQVLKGAMIEADRVMEDARRRKAPDVDDVLVAPTVVGGQLYTLAAEERGISDALFVLGRALDKGRISTDVFVKQTRSLAREQFLKKALIKKIAKGMALDEYQMR; from the exons ATGTCACAGGCCGTTCCTGATAAGGTTCTCAATTGGCTATACAGCGTTCTCCTCGCC GAATACCTTGATGTAAATCGCACCTACCATGACGCTGCCGAAACGCTCTCCGCGCATGCTTCACTCAGCCCGAAGACGGAGCTTTACA CATACGAAAACGGCGCCTCGGCTCTCCTGCTCCTCCTCACAGGCACACTACCTGTCACGTTCCGTGGCGCGACGTACGGCTTCCCGGTAGCGATATGGGTGCCTCATGACTACCCTCGAGAACCGCCAATGGTATATGTGACGCCGTCGCATGACATGGTATTGAGGCCGGGTCAGCATGTGAGCACCGATGGCCGAGTCTACCATCCATACTTGGCGCAATGGGCAAAGTACTGGGACAAGTCTACACTCTTCGACTTCCTGGCAGTATTACGGGGTGTCTTTTCAAAGGAACCGCCGGTGCGATCGAGACAACAGCAGCCGCAATATAACACGCCTGCGCAACAAGCACCCCCACCAGTACCTCCACCGCCCGAGGAATGGCGACGTTCAGTACATAGTGCCTCTGGCGCATCCCCCTCACCAGCGCATCCAGGCCAACCGCCAGCTCCCCCGCCGAAGCCGCCGAAACCCCATGAACAGAGCCAACATACACCGCAACCGCCTCATGACAGGTATTCGCAACCGCCTCCGCTACCGCCGCATATTCCACAGCCACAACCATTTCATCATCTCCAGAGAAATACATGGCAGGAGCTGCCGCTAGGTCAACAGTATGCGCCGTCTCGCCAAGGGAGCTACGACATAAGCCCAGCGACACCAGTGTCAAGGCATCAACACCCACAAGCACAAGGATACCCCCAACAGACTGTCGACCTTGGCAGCCCTGTAAGTCCTATAGTGGCCGATGGTCACCGAGCGGGATTCCAGAAGTCAGCTCCCCCACAACCACCTGGATTTCAACATGTCCAACAGCACCAAGGGCCACCAGTTccccaacaacaacaacaacaatacGGCGGTCCTCCACCACCACACCAGCAATACCAGCAGCCGCCTCAAGGCTACCCACCACAGCAACATCCTCAATATCAACAATATCCACAACAGCAAGCACCACCAGCCCCAAAGCCTCCAGTCGACCTTCTCGATGACTCGCTTGAAGTTACCTTGCCGTCTCAATCAGAAAACCAGATCCCATTGCCTGTGCCTCCTGTACCACCGAACCCTGAAAAGGATGCACTTCTCCAAGCCCTAAGCCAAACGCTTGTATCACAGATTCAACAAACAGTGGCATCTAACACGGCTGCAGTGGCACCACTCCGTGCGCAACAAGCAGCTCTACAGAACGCATACTCCAGATTACAGGCCGAATTGGGCGAACTGCAGCAGCTTGACGCGGCGCTTGCTTCTAATGAGCAAGTGTTGAAAGGTGCTATGATCGAGGCTGATCGAGTCATGGAGGATGCCAGGAGGAGAAAGGCACCCGATGTGGATGACGTGCTAGTAGCACCTACCGTGGTTGGAGGGCAGCTATACACGCTTGCTGCGGAGGAGAGAGGTATATCAGATGCGCTGTTTGTCCTGGGACGAGCCTTGGATAAGGGGCGGATTAGTACAGACGTTTTTGTGAAA CAAACCAGGAGTCTTGCCCGCGAGCAGTTTCTCAAGAAGGCGCTGATTAAGAAGATCGCAAAGGGTATGGCTTTGGATGAATACCAGATGCGATAG